ACCGACTTCGCCCGTTTGATCACACCGGGCGCACAGAAACTTTGCGCCGTCGGATAGGCCGCCTGCCATTCCGGCACCCCGGCATAATGGATGGTGTTGGGTGCAATCAGACAGGCAACTTCGCCCAGCGCATCAACACTTGCCTTAAGCTCCGCCGTCAAACGGATCGGTGAATGGACAAACAGCTTCTCTGACGCCAGCCGGATGATCGTCATTCGGGTCGGAAACGGCAATTTCATGCCCAGATACTGAAACCCGATCACCGGACCATCAATGATCCAGATATCATCCCCAATGGCCTTGGGAACATTCAGCGGATCATAGGTATCAATCGAAAACATCGCAGACCTTTATGGGGTTGGGGGCGCCCATGATGTGGTTTATTTCACGATCTTGCCGGGATTGAGCATACCATCGGGATCAATCGCGTCTTTGATCGCGCGCAAAAGCTTCATCTTTTCCGGGCTGGCATAGCGGGCCAGTTCATCAAGCTTCAGCTTGCCAATGCCATGTTCGGCACTGATGGAGCCGCCAAGATCGGCGACAATGTCATGGATCAGACGGTTAAGCGTTTCCCAGCAATCGAGAAACGCCTGTTTTTCCATCTCGACCGGCTGGGTGAAATTGAAATGGATATTGCCATCGCCGACATGGCCAAACGGGCAGGGGCGAATGCCCGGAATCAGATCCCCGGCCGCCGCCATGCCACGCATAAGCAATTCCGGCACCCTGGAAACCGGGACCGACACATCATGCTTGATGCTGCCGCCTTCAAACCCCTGTGCCTCGGGGATGCCTTCGCGGATCGCCCAAAGATTGGCGCGCTGGGCTTCGGACTGCGCCAATGCCGCATCGCTGGCAAGGCCGGCCTCAAGGGCGGCTTCCAGAAGGTCGCTTAGGACCTCGTTCAGGTCATCCTTGGGCCGTGACGAGGTCAGTTCGATCATCACATACCAGTCCGAAGGGGCGGCAAGCGGGGCGGATAGCCCCGGCAGGTGTGCCACCGTCATATCATGGGCAAAGCCGCAGATCAGTTCGAACGCGGCAATCGCATCACCGCTTTCACGCCGTGCGAGTGCCAGAAGGTCAAGAGCCGCATCCGGTCCGGGGACGGCAACCCACGCGGTCGCGACATGGCGGGGCTTGGGAAACAGTTTCAAGCTCGCCTTGGTGATAATGCCAAGCGTCCCTTCGGCCCCGATAAACAGATCGCGCAGGTCATAGCCGGTATTGTCCTTGCGCAATTTCGAAAGCCCGTTCCACACGCTGCCATCGGGCAGAACAACCTCAAGCCCCAGAACCAGATCGCGGGTATTGCCATACCGGATGACGTTCAACCCGCCGGCATTGGTCGCAAGGTTGCCGCCAATCTGGCAGGTTCCCTCCGACCCAAGGCTAAGCGGGAAGATCAGATCACGATCAAGGGCAGCTTCCTGAAGAGTTTGCAGGATCGCACCGGCTTCGACGGTGGCGGTAAAATCGCGCGCATCGATATCAATGATCCGGTTCATCCGTTTAAGGTTCAGGATCACCTCGGCGGCATTGGCAACCGCCCCGCCGCATCGCCCGGTATTGCCGCCCTGGGGCACAATCGCAATGCCATGGGTTGCACAGATCGCGACACATTTGGCGACTTCATCGGTATTGGCGGGATAAAGCACCATGCCCGCGTCGCCTGCAAACTTGCCACGTGCCTCGGCATTATGCGTGGCCAGAATATCGGCCTCCATGCTCCAGCCTTTCGGGCCAAGGGCATCCTGAAGTTCCTTGATCGCGCTGGCGGGCAGGATGTGCATGGGGCTGTTTTCCGCTCGGCTGAGGTTTGGAAGAATTACGGGGTCGGATGAAGGGCGCGCGGCGCGCTGGCGCGTTTCATCCGGTCATTGATCGCAAGCCCAAGACCGGCATCGGGGATCGGCGCAATCGCGATCCCGTCAAAGCGCGGCTGATCGGCTTCGTGCAGTTTGGCAAACAGGTTGGCGGCGGCCTCGCGATCATCGCCGGTTTTCGAAAGCCACAGGACCTTGTCAAACCCCTTTGTCACGCAATCGCCGAATGCCAGCAATATTTCATGGCCGTATTTCTTCTGATCCGGTGCCGTCGCATTCAGCCGCACCGGCAATCCCGGCGCATAATGGCTGGTCAGCATTCCGGGGCTTTTGGGGGCGTTGTCATCGGTTTCGGCCAT
The Thalassospira xiamenensis M-5 = DSM 17429 DNA segment above includes these coding regions:
- a CDS encoding FAD-binding oxidoreductase, coding for MHILPASAIKELQDALGPKGWSMEADILATHNAEARGKFAGDAGMVLYPANTDEVAKCVAICATHGIAIVPQGGNTGRCGGAVANAAEVILNLKRMNRIIDIDARDFTATVEAGAILQTLQEAALDRDLIFPLSLGSEGTCQIGGNLATNAGGLNVIRYGNTRDLVLGLEVVLPDGSVWNGLSKLRKDNTGYDLRDLFIGAEGTLGIITKASLKLFPKPRHVATAWVAVPGPDAALDLLALARRESGDAIAAFELICGFAHDMTVAHLPGLSAPLAAPSDWYVMIELTSSRPKDDLNEVLSDLLEAALEAGLASDAALAQSEAQRANLWAIREGIPEAQGFEGGSIKHDVSVPVSRVPELLMRGMAAAGDLIPGIRPCPFGHVGDGNIHFNFTQPVEMEKQAFLDCWETLNRLIHDIVADLGGSISAEHGIGKLKLDELARYASPEKMKLLRAIKDAIDPDGMLNPGKIVK